One Halobaculum roseum DNA segment encodes these proteins:
- a CDS encoding ABC transporter ATP-binding protein: MTVSDADTLLRVENLTKHFSQSSGILDTFLSNPPVRAVDGVSFDIREGETLGLVGESGCGKSTLARTVLRLVDPTDGAVYFNGANLAELSGSDLREQRRDMQMIFQDPQSSLDPRMKVGPIVEEPMKAHGLYKGEREERVRELLEKVGLDPQHYNRYPHQFSGGQRQRINLARALAVNPDFIVCDEPVSALDVSIQAQVLNTMQELQDEFGLTYLFIAHDLSVIRHISDRVAVMYLGNLVELAETEELFENPQHPYTEALLDSIPVPDPRASGKRGVLEGDVPSPIEPPSGCRFRTRCPELIQPDEYAMDGDTWDEVLAFTRAVKRRSFEAPDRTTVNREFFEGDTPDGEVGEVVDRALDEVLADEWDAAAERLSETFEEPSICAREEPSYTVESEYGTGEHLAACHLHRDDAAATRDGTEGAPGAASADD, translated from the coding sequence ATGACGGTGAGTGACGCGGACACGCTGTTGCGCGTGGAGAACCTCACCAAACACTTCAGCCAGTCGAGCGGTATCCTCGACACCTTCCTCTCGAACCCGCCGGTACGGGCGGTCGACGGCGTCTCCTTCGACATCCGCGAGGGGGAGACGCTCGGGCTCGTCGGCGAGTCCGGCTGCGGCAAGTCGACGCTCGCGCGCACCGTGTTGCGACTGGTCGACCCGACCGACGGCGCGGTGTACTTCAACGGGGCCAACCTGGCGGAACTCTCCGGCAGCGACCTCCGGGAGCAGCGCCGCGACATGCAGATGATCTTCCAGGACCCCCAGTCGAGCCTCGACCCGCGGATGAAGGTCGGCCCGATCGTCGAGGAGCCGATGAAGGCCCACGGGCTCTACAAGGGCGAACGGGAGGAGCGCGTCCGGGAGCTGCTCGAGAAGGTGGGGCTCGACCCCCAGCACTACAACCGCTACCCGCACCAGTTCTCCGGCGGGCAGCGCCAGCGCATCAACCTGGCGCGCGCGCTGGCGGTGAACCCGGACTTCATCGTCTGTGACGAGCCCGTCTCCGCGCTGGACGTCTCGATCCAGGCGCAGGTGCTCAACACGATGCAGGAGCTGCAGGACGAGTTCGGGCTCACCTATCTGTTCATCGCGCACGACCTCTCGGTCATCCGCCACATCTCCGACCGCGTCGCCGTGATGTACCTCGGCAACCTCGTCGAACTCGCCGAGACCGAGGAGCTGTTCGAGAACCCGCAACACCCCTACACCGAGGCGCTGCTCGACTCGATCCCGGTCCCCGACCCGCGCGCGAGCGGCAAGCGCGGCGTGCTCGAGGGCGACGTTCCCTCGCCGATCGAACCGCCGTCCGGGTGTCGGTTCCGGACGCGCTGTCCGGAGCTCATCCAGCCGGACGAGTACGCGATGGACGGCGACACGTGGGACGAGGTGCTGGCGTTCACCAGGGCGGTGAAGCGCCGCAGCTTCGAGGCGCCCGATAGGACGACGGTCAACCGCGAGTTCTTCGAGGGCGACACCCCCGACGGCGAGGTCGGCGAGGTCGTCGACCGCGCCCTCGACGAGGTGCTCGCGGACGAGTGGGACGCCGCCGCCGAGCGGCTCTCGGAGACGTTCGAGGAGCCGAGTATCTGCGCCCGCGAGGAGCCGAGCTACACCGTCGAGTCGGAGTACGGCACCGGCGAGCACCTCGCCGCCTGCCACCTCCATCGCGACGACGCGGCGGCGACCCGGGACGGAACCGAGGGCGCACCGGGCGCCGCGTCCGCCGACGACTGA
- a CDS encoding ABC transporter ATP-binding protein: MSHEEPLLKVENLKTQFFTEEGTVRAVDGVSFEVQHGELVGLVGESGAGKSVAAQSIMRLVEEPGRIVDGTVTYKGRKLVDIEERSDGTLEESEEMLTQQEMRRDIRGKEIAIIFQDPMESLNPVFKVGGQLREFIELNRDVSSAEAEEIAVDMLREVGIPEPEKRYDEYPHQFSGGMRQRVLIAMALACEPSLIIADEPTTALDVTVEGQILDLVEDLREKYNTAFVWVTHDMGVVAEICDSVNVMYLGEVIEQAEVEDLFYDTKHPYTEALLRSIPRPDRTVESLDPISGVMPEAINPPSGCRFHTRCPEAREVCREAHPKHGPPEEGVTDREAAEGATEHLVSCVKYENVDYEHSEPLDNESTEAFAGGLSELRAGGDDGE; the protein is encoded by the coding sequence ATGAGTCACGAAGAGCCACTACTGAAAGTCGAGAACCTGAAGACCCAGTTCTTCACCGAGGAGGGAACCGTCCGTGCCGTGGACGGCGTGAGTTTCGAGGTACAGCACGGCGAACTCGTCGGACTCGTCGGCGAGTCCGGCGCCGGGAAGTCGGTCGCCGCACAGTCGATCATGCGGCTCGTCGAGGAGCCGGGCCGCATCGTCGACGGGACGGTGACCTACAAGGGCCGCAAGCTCGTCGACATCGAGGAGCGGTCCGACGGCACCCTCGAGGAGTCGGAGGAGATGCTCACCCAACAGGAGATGCGCCGCGACATCCGCGGGAAGGAGATCGCCATCATCTTCCAGGACCCGATGGAGTCGCTCAACCCCGTCTTCAAGGTGGGCGGCCAGCTTCGGGAGTTCATCGAGCTGAACCGCGACGTGAGCTCCGCCGAGGCCGAGGAGATCGCCGTGGACATGCTCCGCGAGGTGGGCATCCCCGAGCCGGAGAAGCGGTACGACGAGTACCCGCACCAGTTCTCCGGCGGGATGCGCCAGCGCGTGCTCATCGCCATGGCGCTGGCGTGCGAGCCGAGCCTCATCATCGCCGACGAGCCGACGACCGCCCTCGACGTCACGGTCGAGGGGCAGATCCTCGACCTCGTCGAGGACCTCCGCGAGAAGTACAACACCGCCTTCGTCTGGGTCACCCACGACATGGGCGTCGTCGCGGAGATCTGCGACAGCGTGAACGTGATGTACCTCGGCGAAGTCATCGAGCAGGCCGAGGTCGAGGACCTGTTCTACGACACCAAGCACCCGTACACCGAGGCGCTGCTCCGGTCGATCCCCCGACCCGACCGGACGGTGGAGTCGCTCGACCCCATCAGCGGGGTGATGCCGGAGGCGATCAACCCGCCGTCCGGCTGCCGGTTCCACACGCGCTGTCCCGAGGCGCGGGAGGTGTGCCGGGAGGCGCATCCGAAGCACGGGCCGCCCGAGGAGGGCGTCACCGACCGGGAGGCAGCGGAGGGCGCGACCGAGCACCTCGTCTCGTGCGTGAAGTACGAGAACGTCGACTACGAACACAGCGAGCCGCTGGACAACGAGTCCACCGAGGCGTTCGCGGGCGGGCTCAGCGAGCTCCGTGCAGGGGGTGATGACGGTGAGTGA
- a CDS encoding ABC transporter permease, translating into MGRAQYTIRRILQAIPVLVGVAAITYFLMEAMPGDPVSIMLGPSPSAQQAAAIRAKYGLDQPVWLRFLNYLWDAIQLDLGQSLYYKVPVTQKIAERLPVTLLLLLSSFTFAVVTAVPLGIISAKRRNKPTDHVSRIVALIGVSTPSFWIGLMLIIVFAYRLDVLPATNLVLPWAPVAAVDGANSRLGVLVETGEHLLLPTLSLGTLQMAALTRIERSSMLEVLGEDYVKLARAYGVSEFTILRKHAFRNAQLPLITLLGLQLTSAIGGAVLTETVFSINGMGRLIITAINNQDFALVTGTTLVFGFVFVVGVIITDLSYAYIDPRVTFDEND; encoded by the coding sequence ATGGGACGCGCACAGTACACCATTCGACGCATACTTCAGGCGATTCCGGTCCTCGTGGGCGTCGCCGCCATCACCTATTTCCTGATGGAGGCGATGCCGGGCGACCCCGTGAGCATCATGCTCGGCCCGTCACCCAGCGCCCAGCAGGCCGCCGCCATCCGGGCGAAGTACGGGCTGGACCAGCCCGTATGGCTCCGGTTCCTGAACTACCTCTGGGACGCGATCCAACTCGATCTCGGCCAGAGCCTCTACTACAAGGTCCCGGTTACACAGAAGATCGCGGAACGACTGCCCGTGACGCTGCTGTTGCTGCTCTCGAGCTTCACGTTCGCCGTCGTCACGGCCGTCCCGCTCGGCATCATCTCTGCCAAGCGGCGCAACAAGCCGACCGACCACGTCTCGCGGATCGTCGCGCTGATCGGCGTGTCGACCCCGTCGTTCTGGATCGGCCTGATGCTCATCATCGTCTTCGCCTACCGGCTCGACGTGTTGCCGGCGACGAACCTCGTCCTGCCGTGGGCGCCCGTCGCGGCAGTCGACGGCGCGAACAGCCGACTGGGCGTGCTCGTGGAGACCGGCGAGCACCTCCTGTTGCCGACGCTGTCGCTCGGGACGCTCCAGATGGCGGCGCTCACCCGCATCGAGCGCTCCTCGATGCTCGAGGTGCTCGGCGAGGACTACGTGAAGCTCGCACGCGCCTACGGCGTGAGCGAGTTCACCATCCTCAGGAAACACGCCTTCCGCAACGCACAGCTCCCGCTCATCACGCTGCTCGGGCTTCAGCTCACCAGCGCCATCGGCGGCGCCGTGCTGACCGAGACCGTGTTCTCGATCAACGGGATGGGGCGACTCATCATTACCGCGATCAACAATCAGGACTTCGCGCTGGTCACCGGCACCACGCTCGTGTTCGGCTTCGTGTTCGTGGTCGGCGTGATCATCACCGACCTCTCGTACGCGTATATCGACCCGCGCGTCACCTTCGACGAGAATGACTGA
- a CDS encoding ABC transporter permease yields the protein MATTTDTDTDQTRSHDPEEAGAAEQPEARVGWRYTLTQVRRDPTALAGLTIISVATAVAVVAFVDDVVFEYLNQYQLFASMGIEQYAIAQAVWVSPIAETGAPILRPPMYIVNQLYPNDPGTLAHPLGTDHRGRDVLVRLFYGTRIAITVGVVSTGVAMIVGMIVGSVAGYYGGLIDDALMRGAETLYAIPFLVLVIVFMVAFDRSLTYAMIGVGIATIPTFARLIRSRVLSVREEDYVEAARAAGVRDRNIIFRHVIPNSFAPVLVQATLQVGVAILIVAGLSFLGYGAQPPTPSWGQMLNNSRDYMLPNPWFSVWPGLAILITVVGFNLVGDGLRDALDPRINN from the coding sequence ATGGCTACGACCACCGATACAGACACGGACCAGACCCGCAGCCACGACCCCGAGGAGGCGGGCGCTGCCGAGCAGCCCGAAGCCCGCGTCGGGTGGCGGTACACCCTCACACAGGTGCGCCGCGACCCGACCGCGCTCGCCGGCCTGACCATCATCAGCGTCGCCACGGCCGTCGCCGTCGTCGCCTTCGTCGACGACGTCGTCTTCGAGTACCTGAACCAGTACCAGCTGTTCGCGAGCATGGGCATCGAGCAGTACGCCATCGCTCAGGCGGTGTGGGTGAGCCCCATCGCCGAGACGGGTGCGCCCATCCTCCGCCCGCCGATGTACATCGTCAACCAGCTGTACCCGAACGACCCGGGGACGCTGGCACACCCGCTGGGGACCGATCACCGCGGGCGGGACGTGCTCGTCCGGCTGTTCTACGGGACGCGCATCGCCATCACCGTCGGCGTCGTCTCGACCGGCGTGGCGATGATCGTCGGGATGATCGTCGGCTCGGTCGCCGGCTACTACGGCGGCCTGATCGACGACGCGCTCATGCGCGGTGCCGAGACGCTGTACGCCATCCCGTTCCTGGTGCTCGTCATCGTGTTCATGGTGGCGTTCGACCGGAGCCTCACCTACGCGATGATCGGCGTCGGGATCGCGACCATCCCCACGTTCGCCCGGCTCATCCGCTCGCGGGTACTGTCGGTCCGCGAGGAGGACTACGTCGAGGCCGCACGCGCGGCCGGCGTCCGCGACCGGAACATCATCTTCCGCCACGTCATCCCGAACAGCTTCGCGCCCGTGCTCGTCCAGGCCACGCTCCAGGTGGGCGTCGCGATCCTCATCGTCGCCGGCCTGTCGTTCCTCGGCTACGGCGCCCAGCCCCCGACGCCGTCGTGGGGGCAGATGCTCAACAACTCCAGGGACTACATGCTGCCGAACCCGTGGTTCAGCGTCTGGCCCGGCCTCGCCATCCTGATCACCGTGGTCGGGTTCAACCTGGTCGGCGACGGCCTGCGCGACGCACTCGACCCCCGTATCAACAACTAA
- a CDS encoding peptidase, producing MTVLCTGYEPFGDHEANPSGEVAEALDGRTVAGHEVVGRVLPVAFGPAEERMADLIDEHDPAAVVATGLAAGREAVGVERVAINVADTVGVPDNAGNDPVDDRVDPDGPDARLSTLPVRETVEACLEAGVPARVSNTAGTHLCNGILYRTLGLLSGTDVPAGFLHFPATPEQAATAARAANDGDAARGGSVTPSLPRALDERAVEIAFEAALSGDE from the coding sequence ATGACCGTACTCTGTACCGGCTACGAGCCGTTCGGCGACCACGAGGCGAACCCCTCCGGCGAGGTCGCCGAGGCGCTCGACGGCCGAACCGTCGCGGGCCACGAGGTCGTCGGCCGGGTGCTCCCGGTCGCGTTCGGTCCCGCCGAGGAGCGCATGGCCGACCTGATCGACGAGCACGACCCGGCCGCGGTCGTCGCCACCGGGCTGGCGGCGGGGCGGGAGGCGGTCGGGGTCGAGCGCGTCGCGATCAATGTCGCCGACACCGTCGGCGTCCCGGACAACGCGGGCAACGACCCGGTCGACGACCGGGTCGACCCGGACGGACCGGACGCCCGCCTCTCGACGCTGCCCGTCCGGGAGACGGTCGAGGCCTGTCTGGAGGCGGGCGTCCCGGCACGCGTCTCGAACACCGCGGGCACGCACCTCTGCAACGGCATCCTCTACCGGACGCTCGGGCTGCTCTCGGGGACGGACGTGCCGGCCGGCTTCCTCCACTTCCCGGCGACGCCCGAACAGGCCGCCACGGCCGCAAGGGCCGCGAACGACGGCGACGCGGCTCGCGGGGGAAGCGTCACCCCGAGCCTCCCGCGGGCGCTGGACGAGCGCGCGGTCGAGATCGCGTTCGAGGCGGCGCTCAGCGGCGACGAGTAG
- a CDS encoding M28 family peptidase, protein MRLPNAAVGDAQTSGFGWDVLTDLVDVGSRMAGQEGERRGAEVVCDAFERAGVRDARIEEFEIPGWWRGESSLSIREPHERVHDGRQDVLALPGCPAGEATGRVVDVGDGTYDEFEEKADELEGAIAMASSATPEDVDRWIHRMEKYVNAADHGAVAFVFRNHLDGSLPPTGEVGYHERPGPIPAVGVSCEVGKRLARYAEEGCEATVSVDCRNEPTTSVNVEAEVGPDTDEHVLVTAHVDAHDIADGANDNGAGSALVAEVGRILARDDVELDTRVRLVTFGSEEIGLWGAYRCAETTDLDDTKCVVNLDGACSSRNLRVGTNGFEEMGSVFESVTDDLDASLSTDDTISPHGDQWAFVQEGVPAVMTSTTSDQSGRGWGHTHADTLDKLDSRDLRDVAVQVAEAVARFASADVETPGLTRAEMRDAIDEGYEQELRMGGRWPYADLE, encoded by the coding sequence ATGCGACTGCCGAACGCGGCCGTGGGCGACGCACAGACGAGCGGCTTCGGATGGGACGTGCTGACCGACCTGGTCGACGTGGGGAGCCGGATGGCCGGCCAGGAGGGCGAACGACGGGGCGCCGAGGTCGTGTGCGACGCCTTCGAACGCGCGGGCGTTCGCGACGCGCGGATCGAGGAGTTCGAGATCCCCGGCTGGTGGCGCGGCGAGTCCTCGCTGTCGATCCGCGAGCCACACGAGCGCGTCCACGACGGCCGGCAGGACGTGCTCGCGCTCCCCGGCTGTCCGGCGGGGGAGGCGACCGGCCGCGTCGTCGACGTGGGCGACGGCACCTACGACGAGTTCGAGGAGAAGGCCGACGAGCTGGAGGGGGCCATCGCCATGGCGTCGTCGGCGACGCCGGAGGACGTGGACCGGTGGATCCACCGGATGGAGAAGTACGTCAACGCCGCGGACCACGGCGCCGTCGCGTTCGTCTTCCGCAACCACCTCGACGGCTCACTGCCGCCGACCGGCGAGGTCGGCTACCACGAGCGCCCGGGGCCGATCCCAGCCGTCGGCGTCTCCTGTGAGGTCGGCAAGCGCCTGGCGCGCTACGCCGAGGAGGGCTGTGAGGCGACCGTCTCCGTCGACTGCCGCAACGAGCCGACGACCTCCGTGAATGTCGAGGCCGAGGTCGGCCCCGACACCGACGAGCACGTGCTCGTCACCGCCCACGTCGACGCCCACGACATCGCCGACGGCGCCAACGACAACGGCGCCGGTTCGGCGCTCGTCGCCGAGGTCGGCCGGATCCTCGCCCGCGACGACGTGGAGCTGGACACCCGCGTGCGCCTCGTCACCTTCGGCTCCGAGGAGATCGGGCTGTGGGGCGCGTACCGCTGCGCGGAGACGACGGACCTGGACGACACGAAGTGCGTCGTCAACCTCGACGGCGCCTGTTCCTCGCGGAACCTCCGCGTGGGGACGAACGGCTTCGAGGAGATGGGGTCGGTGTTCGAGTCGGTGACCGACGACCTCGATGCGAGCCTCTCGACGGACGACACCATCTCCCCGCACGGCGACCAGTGGGCGTTCGTCCAGGAGGGCGTCCCGGCGGTGATGACCTCGACCACCTCCGATCAGTCCGGCCGCGGCTGGGGCCACACCCACGCCGACACGCTGGACAAGCTCGACTCGCGGGACCTGCGCGACGTGGCCGTGCAGGTCGCCGAGGCGGTCGCGCGCTTCGCGTCCGCGGACGTGGAGACGCCGGGGCTGACCCGCGCGGAGATGCGCGACGCCATCGACGAGGGGTACGAACAGGAGCTGCGGATGGGCGGGCGCTGGCCGTACGCGGACCTGGAGTGA
- a CDS encoding gamma-glutamyltransferase family protein — MDDPDVDRFASRRSTVYGQRGVVATSQPLASQAGISVLEDGGNAFDAAVATAAALNVVEPTSTGLGGDVFALYRTADGEVGAMRSCGPAPAEATIETVREAVADEEGIDPADAEMPDTGAHAVTVPGTARGWEATAERFGSKSLDELLRPAIRYAIDGYPVSEVVSAQWQHGEELFETDHAREAYLFDGEAPDVGQHVTLPELGESLRRIAEEGADVVYEGEIGEQIAAEVQEQGGFLTVEDLAEFEPEFPDPVSTTYNGTEVYELPPNNQGLIALEALNIAEELGAGEHDYDSPERVHYFAEALKLAFHDGHRYITDPEFEEHPPLASKDWAATRAREVGEECNDDVTFGVPDANAEDADTVLLCVADDEGNVVSFINSRFAGFGSGLVAGDTGIALQNRGSSFSLDPDHPNALAPGKRPFHTLIPALADFAPEDDGTDDWAAFGVMGGYMQPQGHVQLISNIVDYDQPLQTALDSVRWRYREEGSLALEPQFDGTVAAKLVRKGHDVRTLPPALFGGAQIVRNADGVLSAATEPRKDGNAQGY, encoded by the coding sequence ATGGACGACCCAGATGTCGATCGGTTCGCGTCGCGACGGTCGACGGTGTACGGCCAGCGCGGCGTCGTGGCGACCAGCCAGCCGCTCGCGTCGCAGGCCGGGATCTCCGTGCTCGAGGACGGCGGCAACGCGTTCGACGCCGCGGTCGCGACCGCCGCCGCGTTGAACGTCGTCGAGCCGACCTCGACGGGGCTGGGCGGCGACGTGTTCGCGCTGTACCGCACCGCCGACGGCGAGGTCGGCGCGATGCGCTCGTGCGGCCCGGCGCCCGCCGAGGCGACGATCGAGACCGTGCGCGAGGCCGTCGCCGACGAGGAGGGGATCGACCCGGCCGACGCCGAGATGCCCGACACCGGCGCCCACGCGGTGACGGTCCCCGGCACCGCACGCGGCTGGGAGGCCACCGCCGAGCGCTTCGGCAGCAAATCCCTCGACGAGCTGCTTCGCCCGGCGATCCGCTACGCGATCGACGGCTACCCAGTCTCGGAGGTCGTCTCCGCCCAGTGGCAGCACGGCGAGGAGCTGTTCGAGACCGACCACGCCCGCGAGGCGTACCTCTTCGACGGCGAGGCTCCCGACGTGGGCCAGCACGTCACCCTCCCGGAACTGGGCGAGTCGCTGCGGCGGATCGCCGAGGAGGGCGCCGACGTGGTGTACGAGGGCGAGATCGGCGAACAGATCGCCGCCGAGGTGCAAGAGCAGGGCGGCTTCCTCACCGTCGAGGACCTGGCCGAGTTCGAGCCGGAGTTCCCCGATCCCGTCTCGACCACCTACAACGGGACCGAGGTGTACGAGCTGCCGCCGAACAACCAGGGGCTCATCGCGCTGGAGGCGCTGAACATCGCGGAGGAACTCGGCGCCGGCGAGCACGACTACGACTCCCCCGAGCGTGTCCACTACTTCGCGGAGGCGCTGAAGCTGGCGTTCCACGACGGCCACCGCTACATCACCGACCCCGAGTTCGAGGAGCACCCGCCCCTGGCGAGCAAGGACTGGGCCGCGACGCGTGCACGGGAGGTCGGCGAGGAGTGCAACGACGACGTGACCTTCGGCGTTCCGGACGCGAACGCGGAGGACGCGGACACCGTGCTCCTGTGTGTCGCCGACGACGAGGGCAACGTCGTCTCGTTCATCAACTCCCGGTTCGCCGGCTTCGGCTCCGGGCTGGTCGCCGGCGACACCGGGATCGCGCTCCAGAACCGCGGGTCGTCGTTCTCGCTGGACCCGGACCACCCGAACGCGCTCGCGCCCGGCAAGCGACCGTTCCACACCCTGATCCCGGCGCTGGCGGACTTCGCCCCCGAGGACGACGGGACCGACGACTGGGCCGCCTTCGGCGTCATGGGCGGGTACATGCAGCCGCAGGGACACGTGCAACTGATCTCGAACATCGTCGACTACGACCAGCCGCTCCAGACGGCCCTCGACAGCGTCCGCTGGCGCTACCGGGAGGAGGGAAGCCTCGCGCTGGAGCCGCAGTTCGACGGCACCGTCGCCGCGAAACTCGTCCGCAAGGGACACGACGTGAGGACGCTCCCGCCGGCGCTGTTCGGCGGCGCCCAGATCGTCAGGAACGCCGACGGCGTGCTCTCGGCGGCGACCGAGCCGCGCAAAGACGGCAACGCACAGGGGTACTGA
- a CDS encoding MFS transporter has protein sequence MTDTQDTTDGPDDAPAYSEQQVRTVVLSLVAGVFFGGMGGGVAFPTIPALGSVLGITPLLVGLILSINRFTRLVMSTPAGSILDRMGTRRPMIAGFLVQGLVPFGYLVGLNPPFGLPSSAVFLASRAAWGIGSAFVFVGAFSTVTHVTTSANRGRWVGYMRGGQSLGFPTGLILGGVVTELYGYGEAFAVAGVAGLFAAAVAYRVLPDVSPEVGEKSRLRDVPALVRADPRIGAVGAVNFTIRFLYAGVLLSTVVLYTEANDISLGGFAGAGTSGLVMAVSVVALAGANLAVGRLSDSMGRLTTVVPGLALFGSGFALTALVPTAPGVLAGVGLVGAGAGLTGPPLLAYLGDIAPGGDVGKLGGVYNVFGDLGSTLGPLVALPLAAEIGLSGEYLACVGLVVVAGVIAATTLRDDSATDAAAVPGDD, from the coding sequence GTGACCGACACGCAAGACACGACCGACGGCCCGGACGACGCGCCAGCATACTCCGAGCAGCAGGTGCGGACGGTCGTGCTCAGCCTCGTCGCCGGCGTCTTCTTCGGCGGGATGGGCGGCGGCGTCGCGTTCCCGACCATTCCGGCGCTGGGGTCGGTCCTCGGTATCACGCCGCTGCTCGTCGGCTTGATCCTCTCGATCAACCGGTTCACGCGGCTGGTGATGTCGACGCCGGCGGGGAGCATCCTCGACCGCATGGGAACGCGCCGGCCGATGATCGCGGGCTTTCTCGTGCAGGGGCTCGTCCCGTTCGGCTACCTCGTCGGGCTGAACCCGCCGTTCGGGCTGCCGTCGTCGGCCGTCTTCCTGGCGTCGCGTGCGGCGTGGGGGATCGGCTCGGCGTTCGTGTTCGTCGGCGCGTTCTCCACGGTGACGCACGTGACGACCTCGGCGAACCGGGGCCGCTGGGTCGGCTACATGCGCGGCGGGCAGAGCCTCGGCTTCCCGACGGGGCTAATCCTCGGCGGCGTCGTCACGGAGCTGTACGGCTACGGCGAGGCGTTCGCCGTCGCCGGCGTCGCGGGGCTGTTCGCGGCGGCGGTCGCCTACCGCGTGCTCCCGGACGTCTCGCCGGAGGTCGGCGAGAAGAGCCGCCTGCGCGACGTGCCGGCGCTCGTGCGCGCGGACCCGAGGATCGGCGCCGTCGGCGCGGTCAACTTCACGATCCGGTTCCTCTATGCGGGCGTCCTGCTCTCGACGGTCGTGTTGTACACCGAGGCCAACGACATCTCGCTGGGCGGGTTCGCCGGCGCCGGCACGAGCGGCCTCGTGATGGCGGTGTCGGTCGTCGCGCTGGCGGGGGCGAACCTCGCGGTCGGCCGCCTCTCCGACAGCATGGGCCGGCTCACGACCGTCGTCCCCGGGCTCGCCCTGTTCGGCTCGGGCTTCGCGCTCACGGCGCTGGTGCCGACCGCGCCGGGCGTGCTTGCGGGCGTCGGCCTCGTCGGCGCGGGCGCCGGGCTGACCGGCCCGCCGCTGCTCGCGTACCTCGGCGACATCGCCCCCGGAGGCGACGTGGGCAAGCTCGGCGGCGTCTACAACGTCTTCGGCGACCTGGGCTCGACGCTCGGCCCGCTGGTGGCGCTCCCGCTGGCGGCCGAGATCGGCCTCTCCGGCGAGTATCTCGCGTGCGTCGGGCTCGTCGTCGTCGCGGGGGTCATCGCCGCGACGACGCTGCGGGACGACTCGGCGACCGACGCGGCGGCGGTGCCGGGGGACGACTGA
- a CDS encoding helix-turn-helix domain-containing protein, with translation MDEESRDDTGVRPMREVALKIKHVGQPETAASERYPDVTMRSVSSMTGRERERKRIVEVTGDPEDVTGFIAEYAAGDPVITAEPITPIGEPTVFVAVTIEVPAWDSITELFAELGLHYRMGTVITGGYERWTLYLDHDDDLGAVIDAIEARGNEVELVRQLEMHEVDHAPRFETAGVLHDLTPRQREALAAAIGAGYYGHQKDAGVEDVAAELGVSTTTAWEHLARAEGKVMSDLGEFLGRDGDGRDADEERSA, from the coding sequence ATGGACGAGGAGTCCCGCGACGACACGGGCGTCAGGCCGATGCGCGAGGTGGCGCTCAAGATCAAACACGTCGGACAGCCCGAGACGGCCGCCTCCGAGCGGTATCCCGACGTGACGATGCGGTCGGTGTCGTCGATGACGGGACGCGAGCGCGAGCGCAAGCGGATCGTCGAGGTGACCGGCGACCCCGAGGACGTGACCGGATTCATCGCGGAGTACGCCGCCGGCGACCCCGTCATCACGGCCGAGCCGATCACTCCCATCGGGGAGCCGACCGTCTTCGTCGCGGTCACGATCGAGGTGCCGGCGTGGGACAGTATCACCGAGCTGTTCGCGGAGCTGGGGCTTCACTACCGGATGGGAACGGTGATCACCGGCGGCTACGAGCGGTGGACGCTGTATCTCGATCACGACGACGACCTCGGCGCGGTGATCGACGCGATCGAGGCCCGCGGCAACGAGGTCGAGCTGGTTCGCCAACTGGAGATGCACGAGGTGGACCACGCGCCGCGCTTCGAGACCGCGGGCGTCCTCCACGACCTGACGCCGCGCCAACGCGAGGCGCTCGCGGCCGCGATCGGCGCCGGCTACTACGGCCACCAGAAGGACGCCGGCGTCGAGGACGTCGCCGCGGAACTCGGCGTCAGCACGACGACCGCCTGGGAACACCTCGCCCGCGCCGAGGGCAAGGTGATGAGCGACCTCGGCGAGTTCCTCGGTCGCGACGGGGACGGCCGCGACGCCGACGAGGAACGGTCGGCCTGA